Proteins encoded within one genomic window of Cucumis sativus cultivar 9930 chromosome 3, Cucumber_9930_V3, whole genome shotgun sequence:
- the LOC105435021 gene encoding uncharacterized protein LOC105435021 isoform X2 produces MEFDLVNRPHQHPLFFNEDGRKINGEVAFCSRCRQPLRPPAFTCSNFDCNFHIHQSCLHLPPQIHSPFHPLHPLFLETNNYFCTVCWQMPSGDVYRCRKCNFQIDIKCVLTDTKSSGLRRISGDQFRHFSHPHPLTLQLEENRGKNRVVCFVCDLLIKSTPSYFCSQCDNHFHQGCAELPRELYDVRFHQHPLFLLPNLSFANFLCDSCNNNCRKFVYSCPHPRHCKFNLHVACLQSFNHEHNFTAFRNAMDSFDCRVCGKKGNGFPWFCEICHILAHRKCAKSPLTLRTVGHHLHDLTLTYFRDNVPNHTRYCKICGEKLEMKFAGYGCYECNYFTHLDCAETQRFDLQSTPIVDLTTNHYSSNNEHDNEIQCSVHSHNLNLTMGIRRKGDRICDGCLKGLLSSSYGCQQCDFYVHKECAKLPKTKTHFLHQHLLTLISIPNFIFHCEACHEYFHGFAYHCKTCLSTFDIRCTSIKIPFKHPGHQHPLSLDRTNEEHNCEACGEGVRNRVSFRCVDCNFYLDAKCATLPLTVRYRFDAHPLNLTFVEEEESDEYYCDVCEEEREPWLWSYSCRICCFEAHLGCVLGEFPFVKSKIHEAHKHPLSMVMKGKEQMNCGSCNEWCDENLAFQCGTCKFNVHAIGRCYQQQLKQGKLAYTQRYFYSRGVELYERPTIYQTIV; encoded by the exons ATGGAGTTTGACCTTGTGAATCGTCCACATCAACACCCATTGTTCTTCAATGAAGACGGTAGAAAAATCAATGGTGAAGTAGCTTTTTGCTCCCGATGCCGTCAACCACTCCGGCCACCGGCGTTCACCTGCTCCAACTTCGATTGCAACTTCCACATCCATCAATCATGTCTCCACCTTCCTCCTCAAATCCACTCCCCCTTCCACCCCTTGCACCCTCTTTTCTTAGAAACCAACAACTATTTCTGTACCGTCTGCTGGCAAATGCCTTCTGGCGACGTTTACCGATGCCGTAAATGCAATTTTCAAATCGACATCAAATGCGTTCTCACCGACACCAAATCCAGCGGCTTACGTCGTATCTCTGGCGATCAGTTTCGACATTTCAGCCACCCACATCCATTAACTCTTCaactagaagaaaacagaggaaaaaaTAGAGTGGTTTGTTTTGTGTGTGATTTGCTTATAAAATCAACCCCTTCTTACTTTTGTTCACAATGTGACAATCATTTCCATCAAGGATGTGCGGAGTTACCACGCGAGTTGTATGATGTTCGATTTCATCAACAccctttatttcttcttcccaATCTTAGCTTTGCTAATTTCCTCTGTGATAGTTGCAACAACAACTGTAGAAAGTTTGTTTACAGTTGCCCTCATCCTCGACATTGTAAATTCAATCTCCATGTAGCTTGTTTACAATCTTTCAATCACGAACATAATTTCACTGCGTTTCGGAATGCAATGGATTCTTTTGATTGTCGAGTTTGTGGTAAGAAAGGCAATGGATTCCCTTGGTTTTGTGAgatttgtcatattttagcTCATAGAAAATGTGCTAAATCGCCATTAACTCTAAGGACAGTTGGACACCATCTCCATGATCTTACTCTCACCTACTTTCGTGATAATGTCCCGAATCATACTCGTTATTGTAAGATCTGTGGCGAGAAactagaaatgaaatttgCTGGGTATGGCTGTTACGAATGCAATTACTTTACCCATCTGGATTGTGCTGAAACCCAACGCTTTGACCTACAATCTACTCCCATAGTTGATTTGACGACGAATCATTATTCTTCTAACAACGAACATGACAATGAGATTCAATGTTCTGTTCATTCCCATAACTTGAATTTGACGATGGGGATTAGGAGAAAAGGAGATAGAATTTGTGATGGGTGTTTAAAGGGTCTTTTAAGTTCATCTTATGGTTGTCAGCAATGTGATTTCTATGTCCACAAAGAATGTGCTAAATTGCCAAAAACTAAAACTCATTTCCTCCATCAGCATTTACTCACTCTCATCTCAATCCCGAATTTCATCTTCCATTGTGAAGCTTGTCACGAATACTTCCACGGCTTCGCATACCACTGTAAAACATGTCTCTCAACATTCGACATTCGTTGCACTTCAATTAAAATCCCATTTAAACACCCGGGTCATCAACATCCCCTGTCTCTTGACAGAACAAATGAAGAACACAATTGTGAGGCATGTGGAGAAGGGGTCAGAAACAGAGTATCATTTCGATGTGTTGACTGCAACTTTTATTTGGATGCGAAATGTGCAACGCTGCCACTTACAGTAAGATACAGATTCGACGCGCATCCATTGAATTTGACATTTgtagaggaagaggaaagCGATGAATATTACTGCGatgtttgtgaagaagaaagagagccATGGTTGTGGTCTTATAGTTGTCGAATTTGCTGTTTTGAGGCGCATTTGGGTTGTGTTCTTGGAGAGTTTCCGTTTGTAAAATCAAAGATTCATGAAGCTCATAAGCATCCGCTGAGTATGGTAATGAAAGGGAAAGAACAAATGAATTGTGGGAGTTGCAATGAATGGTGTGATGAGAATTTGGCGTTTCAATGTGGAACTTGTAAATTCAATGTCCATGCAATTGGACGTTGTTACCAACAGCAGCTAAAACAGGGGAAGCTTGCATATACACAGCGGTATTTTTACTCTCGTGGAGTTGAACTCTATGAGCGGCCAACTATATA CCAAACTATAGTCTAA
- the LOC105435021 gene encoding uncharacterized protein LOC105435021 isoform X1 — protein sequence MEFDLVNRPHQHPLFFNEDGRKINGEVAFCSRCRQPLRPPAFTCSNFDCNFHIHQSCLHLPPQIHSPFHPLHPLFLETNNYFCTVCWQMPSGDVYRCRKCNFQIDIKCVLTDTKSSGLRRISGDQFRHFSHPHPLTLQLEENRGKNRVVCFVCDLLIKSTPSYFCSQCDNHFHQGCAELPRELYDVRFHQHPLFLLPNLSFANFLCDSCNNNCRKFVYSCPHPRHCKFNLHVACLQSFNHEHNFTAFRNAMDSFDCRVCGKKGNGFPWFCEICHILAHRKCAKSPLTLRTVGHHLHDLTLTYFRDNVPNHTRYCKICGEKLEMKFAGYGCYECNYFTHLDCAETQRFDLQSTPIVDLTTNHYSSNNEHDNEIQCSVHSHNLNLTMGIRRKGDRICDGCLKGLLSSSYGCQQCDFYVHKECAKLPKTKTHFLHQHLLTLISIPNFIFHCEACHEYFHGFAYHCKTCLSTFDIRCTSIKIPFKHPGHQHPLSLDRTNEEHNCEACGEGVRNRVSFRCVDCNFYLDAKCATLPLTVRYRFDAHPLNLTFVEEEESDEYYCDVCEEEREPWLWSYSCRICCFEAHLGCVLGEFPFVKSKIHEAHKHPLSMVMKGKEQMNCGSCNEWCDENLAFQCGTCKFNVHAIGRCYQQQLKQGKLAYTQRYFYSRGVELYERPTIYSPIREPLRLHGGKGGNSWEEKVFTTVRTFVVYHQQCVHAIQIYYEKNGKAIWSAKHGGDGGTKYEVVFDYPYEYLVSIHGSYNNVMELERVVIESLTLETNKRVYGPFGIEDGTKFSIPNKRVKIIGIHGKCSSYLDSIGLLTLSTRS from the exons ATGGAGTTTGACCTTGTGAATCGTCCACATCAACACCCATTGTTCTTCAATGAAGACGGTAGAAAAATCAATGGTGAAGTAGCTTTTTGCTCCCGATGCCGTCAACCACTCCGGCCACCGGCGTTCACCTGCTCCAACTTCGATTGCAACTTCCACATCCATCAATCATGTCTCCACCTTCCTCCTCAAATCCACTCCCCCTTCCACCCCTTGCACCCTCTTTTCTTAGAAACCAACAACTATTTCTGTACCGTCTGCTGGCAAATGCCTTCTGGCGACGTTTACCGATGCCGTAAATGCAATTTTCAAATCGACATCAAATGCGTTCTCACCGACACCAAATCCAGCGGCTTACGTCGTATCTCTGGCGATCAGTTTCGACATTTCAGCCACCCACATCCATTAACTCTTCaactagaagaaaacagaggaaaaaaTAGAGTGGTTTGTTTTGTGTGTGATTTGCTTATAAAATCAACCCCTTCTTACTTTTGTTCACAATGTGACAATCATTTCCATCAAGGATGTGCGGAGTTACCACGCGAGTTGTATGATGTTCGATTTCATCAACAccctttatttcttcttcccaATCTTAGCTTTGCTAATTTCCTCTGTGATAGTTGCAACAACAACTGTAGAAAGTTTGTTTACAGTTGCCCTCATCCTCGACATTGTAAATTCAATCTCCATGTAGCTTGTTTACAATCTTTCAATCACGAACATAATTTCACTGCGTTTCGGAATGCAATGGATTCTTTTGATTGTCGAGTTTGTGGTAAGAAAGGCAATGGATTCCCTTGGTTTTGTGAgatttgtcatattttagcTCATAGAAAATGTGCTAAATCGCCATTAACTCTAAGGACAGTTGGACACCATCTCCATGATCTTACTCTCACCTACTTTCGTGATAATGTCCCGAATCATACTCGTTATTGTAAGATCTGTGGCGAGAAactagaaatgaaatttgCTGGGTATGGCTGTTACGAATGCAATTACTTTACCCATCTGGATTGTGCTGAAACCCAACGCTTTGACCTACAATCTACTCCCATAGTTGATTTGACGACGAATCATTATTCTTCTAACAACGAACATGACAATGAGATTCAATGTTCTGTTCATTCCCATAACTTGAATTTGACGATGGGGATTAGGAGAAAAGGAGATAGAATTTGTGATGGGTGTTTAAAGGGTCTTTTAAGTTCATCTTATGGTTGTCAGCAATGTGATTTCTATGTCCACAAAGAATGTGCTAAATTGCCAAAAACTAAAACTCATTTCCTCCATCAGCATTTACTCACTCTCATCTCAATCCCGAATTTCATCTTCCATTGTGAAGCTTGTCACGAATACTTCCACGGCTTCGCATACCACTGTAAAACATGTCTCTCAACATTCGACATTCGTTGCACTTCAATTAAAATCCCATTTAAACACCCGGGTCATCAACATCCCCTGTCTCTTGACAGAACAAATGAAGAACACAATTGTGAGGCATGTGGAGAAGGGGTCAGAAACAGAGTATCATTTCGATGTGTTGACTGCAACTTTTATTTGGATGCGAAATGTGCAACGCTGCCACTTACAGTAAGATACAGATTCGACGCGCATCCATTGAATTTGACATTTgtagaggaagaggaaagCGATGAATATTACTGCGatgtttgtgaagaagaaagagagccATGGTTGTGGTCTTATAGTTGTCGAATTTGCTGTTTTGAGGCGCATTTGGGTTGTGTTCTTGGAGAGTTTCCGTTTGTAAAATCAAAGATTCATGAAGCTCATAAGCATCCGCTGAGTATGGTAATGAAAGGGAAAGAACAAATGAATTGTGGGAGTTGCAATGAATGGTGTGATGAGAATTTGGCGTTTCAATGTGGAACTTGTAAATTCAATGTCCATGCAATTGGACGTTGTTACCAACAGCAGCTAAAACAGGGGAAGCTTGCATATACACAGCGGTATTTTTACTCTCGTGGAGTTGAACTCTATGAGCGGCCAACTATATA CTCCCCTATTCGTGAACCATTGAGGCTACATGGAGGCAAAGGGGGAAATTCATGGGAAGAAAAGGTTTTCACAACAGTTAGGACATTTGTTGTTTATCATCAACAATGTGTCCATGccattcaaatttattatgagAAGAATGGGAAAGCTATTTGGTCTGCTAAGCATGGTGGAGATGGTGGAACCAAATATGAG GTTGTATTTGATTACCCATATGAATATCTTGTTTCCATTCATGGCTCCTATAACAATGTAATGGAACTTGAAAGAGTTGTTATCGAATCATTGACACTAGAAACCAATAAAAGAGTTTATGGGCCTTTTGGAATTGAAGATggaacaaaattttcaatcccCAACAAGAGAGTGAAGATTATTGGTATCCATGGAAAATGCAGTTCATATCTTGATTCAATTGGGCTCCTTACTCTTTCAACTCGATCataa